aatgtattctgtttttatttacatttcacacaacgtcccaacttcattggaattggggttgtattaaaatatgaatttgcctattttagtgattgtgaatgctttgaaattgtgtGTAGTAGGGGCGGGgcaaatgtctttttgactgaactttgacttcatggacatgtttaatgtttcattcatttttaatttaacgTTAAAATGTAAAAGGAAACAGTATTTTTTCAAATgataaaatagttgctctttaaagagccttggttttatttagaagtgtagcagcaggtgttggttttcagagacaactggtgagctggaccctcaggacatttaaccagatgaagctcTCCTCCACAACTCCAACCTCTTGGTGAAGTGATGGaggcactttcctcacattttgaagagcagagatgtcctctttttccttctgGAATTCagattttggtgttcagctccatcactggaagtttaCGAAgtgtatatgcagtggtgggcacagctacccaaaaagttagctttgatatctgctaatcaactaactgaaaagtcaacttttataatgctaaaccgataaaccactaaaaacttagcgaaagctacagctaaccaataactttcagtattgtctcccatATACTCAGCTACTGACAGGccggttttgagtttaaacaccaccaatgcTTCTGATCAAaatcaaagacgatcacaaaACAAACACGACCAACGAGCCAGCGCTTCCAGCCCAGTTCAAGGTTTTTTCATCCTCCTgttacaaaatgattcaaattgtcgtgacggggttttttttaactcactattactaaccctactcctaccccgaaCCCTAACctgaaccataacctaaccctactccttcccctaaccataaccataaccacccggaccccccccccccccccctacacatataattacgtgcagccattacagaatgaattagaatgaattagtgctcccatgacaaaaatttggcacttttcgtgacagtatgacaaactaatagattaatgtatattttgtgctgctgaatcacaacaatctgtgagactgggttggcgtTTCAGTCTTTTTGCTCACTGCTCACTGCTCACTGCTGTAAGGACGCATCATTTCCATTCACAGGATACAGCAGTTTAGCCGTGAGGCCGAAgtcctttccttccttcctttcctcaaaaggaaagcaggtttgacttatggttttgatttataaaccaaattaattcagatagtttaactacattattgTCAAgtcaatgtaaatgagtccacccaccactttaatcatatcttagatcttggtctgacttatggtatggaaattgaagacttaacagtactccctgaaaactcccttctgtctgatcatttcttaataacatttacatttactctgatggactacccagcagtggggaataagtttcattacactagaagtctttcagaaagcgctgtaactaggtttaaggatatgtttccttctttatgttccctaatgccatataccaacacagtgcagagtagctacctaaactctgtaagtgagatagagtatctcgtcaatagttttacatcctcaatgaagacaactttggatgctgtagctcctctgaaaaagagagctttaaatcagaagtgcctgactccgtggtataactcacaaactcgcagcttaaagcagataagccgtaagttggagaggaaatggcgtctcactaatttagaagatcgtcacttagcctggaaaaagagtctgttgctctataaaaaagccctccgtaaagctaggacatcttactactcatcactaattgaagaaaataagaacaaccacaggtttcttttcagcactgtagccaggctgacaaagagtcagagctctattgagccgagtattcctttaactttaactagtaatgacttcatgactttctttgctaataaaattttaactattagagaaaaaattactcataaccatcccaaagacgtatcgttatctttggctgctttcagtgatgccggtatttggttagactctttctctccgattgttctgtctgagttattttcattagttacttcatccaaaccatcaacatgtctattagaccccattcctaccaggctgctcaaggaagccctaccattatttaatgcttcgatcttaaatatgatcaatctatctttattagttggctatgtaccacaggcttttaaggtggcagtaattaaaccattacttaaaaagccatcacttgacccagctatcttagctaattatagaccaatctccaaccttccttttctctcaaaaattcttgaaagggtagttgtaaaacagctaactgatcatctgcagaggaatggtctatttgaagagtttcagtcaggttttagaattcatcatagtacagaaacagcattagtgaaggttacaaatgatcttcttatggcctcagacagtggactcatctctgtgcttgttctgttagacctcagtgctgcttttgatactgttgaccataaaattttattacagagattacagcatgccataagtattaaaggcactgcgctgcggtggtttgaatcatatttatctaatagattacaatttgttcatgtaaatggggaatcttcttcacagactaaggttaattatggagttccacaaggttctgtgctaggaccaattttattcactttatacatgtttcccttaggcagtattattagacagcattgcttaaattttcattgttacacagatgatacccagctttatctatccatgaagccagaggacacacaccaattagctaaactgcaggattgtcttagagacataaagacatggatgacttctaatttcctgcttttaaactcagataaaactgaaattattgtacttggccccacaaatcttagaaacatggtgtctaaccagatccttactctggatggcattaccctgacctctagtaatattgtgagaaatcttggagtcatttttgatcaggatatgtcattcaaagcgcatattaaacaaatatgtcagactgcttttttgcatttacgcaatatctctaaaattagaaaggtcttgtctcagagtgatgctgaaaaactgattcatgcatttatttcctctaggctggactattgtaattcattattatcaggttgtcctaaaagttccctgaaaagccttcagttaattcaaaatgctgcagctagagtactgacggggactagaaggagagagcatatgtcacccatattggcctctcttcatttgcttcctgttaattctagaatagaatttaaaattcttcttcttacttataaggttttgaataatcaggtcccttcttatcttagggacctcatagtaccatatcatcccaatagagcgcttcgctctcagactgcaggcttacttgtagttcctagggtttgtaagagtagaatgggaggcagagccttcagctttcaggctcctctcctgtggaaccagctcccaattcggatcagggagacagacaccctctctacttttaagattaggcttaaaactttcctttttgctaaagcttatagttagggctggatcaggtgaccctgaaccatcccttagttatgctgctatagacttagactgctggggggttcccataatgcactgagtgtttctttctctttttgctctgtatgcaccactctgcatttaatcattagtgattgatctctgctcccctccacagcatgtctttttcctggttctctccctcagccccaaccagtcccagcagaagactgcccctccctgagcctggttctgctggaggtttcttcctgttaaaagggagtttttccttcccactgtcgccaagtgcttgctcacagggggtcgttttgaccattggggtttttacgtaattattgtatggccttgccttacaatataaagcgccttggggcaactgtttgttgtgatttggtgctatataaataaaattgattgattgatttgaacaaAGTGAAATTATaacacacatcttttaattttaaaatagtgcactaattctgaacttttgaacattaacacacagatgccaaactgcattatggataaactgagcctcaatttcaattcaatttattcacttgatatagctccaaatcacaacagtgttgcctcaaggcacttcacacaaaacaattcagaaaacaaaataaaatgaactaaaagattaaaaagcatagtaaaagagtaaaaaaagtaaaacgcatagtaacataatatgccagtatgtaatatgccatccagtagatgggtcaaaatgcatgatGCCCGGTTATATCATACGGTTGTTGCTGCCTGAATtacaacttaaacagaattttcagttttgcaaatgcctttttttaacaaatgaaaaaaaatgacatattttcccaatacacatttatttggagaaaccaacacacacgttaagttgtgtgtgtgttgttgtttttttttttttacatataatgaatcaaCAAATCAGTGATCAGTgaatcagtttacccataatgtggtttggcatctgtgtgtgttaatgttcaaaagttcagaattagtgcattattttaaaattaaaatatatgtgttatattttcactttgtacaaatgacagacttgacattaatgtcatTAAACTATctaaattagtttggtttataaatgaaaaccataagtcaaacctgctttccttttgaggacttcggcctcGCAGCTAGACCACTGCATGTTGTGAAgggtaatgacttttgttttttgtttttttttccttttgaagCGCTCTGGCAGCCAGGCTCCGTTTGATGGGGTTTAGTTGAACTCAGCTCTtctcagctgcctcactgctgcaaaatatgtagcagaCTGGAGCTAACAGAGTTTAAaatgtttttcagcattactaacTATGTAAATAAACATCAGtggtttaaaagttattggaacaaaatttattggaagctaattggtctgctgatggtttttgaagttagctaaaaagctaatctgctaacaaaaaagttagctttgataattagtggttagtggatgaggggaactgtgctcaccactgtctATATGTATTAagattctctgcacagcaaatgttcaaatgttcctgatgtgggacaagtgaagaaatatattttttaaaatgtaaagaaacacaaaacagtgcTGTTCTATTTTCCTTAAGGTTGAATTACTAGCTGGTTTTAAAAAATTAATCTAAAAAAATTTAacttatttaaagttgagacttttcttgcAGTCACAGCAGTAATTATTAAAAAAGGCAGTGGATATTCATCCGAGGCAGTAATAGGACTTACGTTtgtatttggggaggtgatggtctaatggttgtGCTTGAGGCCAAaggattctcggttcaaaccccatgcctgactggaaaatcattaagggcccttgggcaaggtccttaatcgccaagttgctcccggtgtgtagtgagcgcattgtatagcagcaccaacAATGacaatggggtgaatgtgaggcattattgtaaagcgctttgactgTCTGAAccagatggaaaagggctatataaatgtagtccattcattttctattctgTAGCTCTTTTACACAAGCAAGTAGATGTAATCATCCTTATGAACTAAAGTACCGATGGACACAGCGGACATCCACATTCTCATCACAACATGCAAATGCTATGTTTGCATGTTTCAAATTCATTTACAGTACAAACCACTGAAGGACCACTGAAATGAAACAAGGAACAATGTCAGTAATTTCTaagttttaaaataaaaatatattattCAAACAGTAATCTATCAATGAATAGCTCACGAAAGTGGCTCACGTGGGTCATCGGGTGACGTCATCTCAACCAGTCACAGCGATGTGATGATGTCATTGTGCTTGACCAATTACAACGTGTCCCAGCTCGAACAATCACAGTGTATTCAGGAGAAATAACACAAGAAAGTCCTCTTCCTGGCTCAGACAAATATCCACTGTGTTGTAGGCAATTATAGgcgctttattaaaaaaatacacagagcagatcaccaTGCTTCGCAGGTTGCACTGTAAAACCCAATAACTTAATTTAGTTTAAAACAATATCCACTGCAATTAAAAAtctgtgtagctttatttggtaaaaatagactgaacaatttacaaatataaaacatacGCTCAGCTCAACTaagtgattctgcagctaaagaCTATAAAGCTAACCTAACATTAGCTGATAAATCTTCAGTACTGCActatgtcacattttattttcaattactcactcacctcagacaaatttgcagaagctccgttgctcaaactgggtgtgtgtatatatccaaaagtgaagaatttcagatTGAGTGTGTCTGCTTGATCAAACTGTCTGCTGTGTCTCACTCTGCctgggtctgtggcctgaacactGGTCACTTTAGCTCTGCCTCACTCTGACCAgtcgctgaaaaaagcttctcccagcagggtgatgtccaTTACGCTttcttctgcttttttctcttaaCATTGTTGTTATGACTGGCAGACTGAGTGTTCTGTTTTTTCTTGTCGCAAATCCATGATGACTGTTATCCATGTTGTTCACCGGGCCCTCGAACAGCCAGATAGTGATGTAGAAATCTCCAACCACTCTGCGTGTCATTGCCGCGTCCAATGCTTCCAACACGTTCAACACAAGCGAAGGCATCATAATGATCATCCAAAGCATTCAATATGAAAGACCCTTTCCCTCTTTTTTCAAAAATGTCAGCTGTATCAAGacagcttttttgggggggggggggctgtatgTGAAAGTTCATCAAAATAGAATTTGTGACATTTTCGTACGGATTGCTTGAACAAACATCCTGCCTCCTGGGTTAGATATGCATACATCTACAGATCACAGCAAATTATATGGAAGGAAATTAagggtcttttattatgaaacaaTGAAATGTCCATCAGCCTTTATAGGTGCCACTGTGTATGTGCCAAATGAGTTTAATGTCAAGAGAAATTGATCAACATTACaaccttatgttttttcttgatcTCAGGGAATAACACATCACATGGATATTATAAATGTATCCATCATTTTATCATCTGATAATGATTTGGCACTGGATAAATATGAAGTGTGATGTCCACAGTGTTTCTAATATATGCTGAAGTAGCAAAACATGGTCTTCTGGATTTACCATTGTCAGAAAATGAGAAGATAATATTCATATAAGAAAGCTAACATTCGGACAAAACCAGTGTGGTTTGAGTCAACTAAAGGCTAACTGAAGTCAAATATAAATGTACATTTGGTCACTACAGTTGTACTTTCTGGAGTGATTACGAACTAAAGTCAGagataatatcaaagttcttagTATGTAACAGATTGGGATAACTTTTGTGTAACCAAGAGAGAATTTTCACATTTGTTATCGATTAAATTTCTGTTTCCATAATGCAAGTTGTATCATTTTTGATATTATCTTGTGTTTCAATGGACTGATAGCTTGGTTACAAGTTGTAACATGCTGGCAGCTTaaatggtctcagatgaagcccacctggaagaagaaaaagttccaCTGAACTAAAACCTCCaagccacctgtaagtcactctccttttataGCACAAGTTTTCTTGGATTACTTGGATTACTTAGACaagaaaatagacaacattaggttaaacatatcccagcatgccttaacccagccactacaccctgctattgaggtgggtgccatcactgaggtattacctagatttacagaatttgatagtatctcactaggtgtgctgacgaaactcgtaacgtctacaaaaagcacaacctgcttatttgatcctatactaacTAAACTTTTTAAGAACCTGTGGCCCACtattgggccgattgtgctggaaattattaatctgtcattaacctctggattggttcctaaatgtttcaaatctgcagtgattaaaccattacttaagaaatctaattttgaccctaatgtattgaaaaactataggctaatatcaaatctatcattttgctctaaaattctggaaaaggtggtttcacagcagctcgtggaccaccttactgagaataatcttgttgagccactgcagtgtgcttttagaaaatatcattccacagagacggcgctCACTTAAGTGGTGAaaagatcttctgcttgcaacaaatccagacaccactacagttgtggtactgttagatctcagtgttgcgtttgataccgtggatcatcatattctacttgataggctggagaataattttgggattactgggaatgcccttgcatggttgacatcatacctgaccagtcgttctcactgtgacttgtacagtaacactacctctgacctcAGTGACAtgtaatttggggttccacaggggtctgtcttacgcCCCCTGCttctctccctttatatagcaccccttgggcacatattgcggcattttgggattgcctttcattgctatgctgatgattctCAATTATACGAGTGGAGTGCCACGCAAGGCTTGGTCTACGGTAGAAggaggcacaaactggaaatggcacaaaaaatctccccagtggggaaaaagccacaaactgttgTCGTAAAAAgacacaaaccgatggtagatcaACATAGAAATaataaagaggagtagacgccacattggttgctgtggcgcaagaaatgcagccgccatcacaaggcacagtgaaggtttgattttataatcttttctttttaatctttctagcataatatgtgtgaaataccaagtgttccagtacttttggagggcactctaTTAGGGGTTGGTGTTAGCACAAATATTGTGAAATACCCCATTTAAAATATGGAGATGGTCATTATGAACCAGAAAATACAAACTATTGTCCAAATGATTGATTCTAACCCCCCTGTACATACCCCCTGAAATCACAAACCGCcaaattttacatttttcaaTCAAAAATGCTGTCCGGCAATAATATAAGGGCCTGTAAaccaacatgaaatttttttAGTAACATTTTCTTTAATAACACAAAAAATACTAATACAGCAATGCTTTGGTTCAAATAATAATCAACATTTAAGGGTGAGTCCATggaaatttgaagtcccacagctaGTCTCGGTCAGCCAGAATTGTATCCATGGCTTTACTAAAGTCATCCAAAGTCACATCTGCATTTGAGGTAATGTTTTTGAGGTACAGTTTCAGATTCACTGCATATGTGTTCATGGGCAGCTTCTTGTGGTCCTTCATGAGGCGAAAGAGGTCAAAGTCGTGATTGACAAGTCATGTCATGCAGTCAAGAGCTTGTTCAGTGACACTAGTTGCTATTTGTTGTTGCATTGACAAGGAAGTTCGAGTAGATCTTGTCTCTACCCAGTGTGTTCTCTATTTCAGCCCACTGCTTGGTGATGACCCGGTTGAACATCAGAGTTGGATGTACATTGCAGAAAAGGTGGTCTGGGATGTGCTCGGATTCTAGACTCTCTGCTACCAGCTCGTCCACATGGATATTGTGTGCTGTCTGATCTGTTATCACAAAGTCAATTTTCTCGAACAGACTTTTGGATGGGACACCACTTGCTGCCTCCAGAATCTCAAGGACTGCCAATTTGAGAGCTGCTAAGTTTTTCCTGGACTCCGAAGCAATGCTCATGGTGGGTAGTGCCCTGTATGTTCCATTGATCATGATTCCCTGCACAGAAAATGACCCAGCACCCTGTTTTTTTGAGCCATCATCAGAGTAGGTCACCACAACTTGTTCATCAGAGTTCATGATCTCCTTGACAATCTCATCTAGTGCCAGAACTTCAATGCTCTTGCAGGCTTCCCTGATACTCTTGGATTCTGGCAGAGTGTCTAGATCAATTACTTCTGGCTCATCATGTGGCTTCCAGTTTCGTCCAAACATCCGGTTACCGACCGTTATGACAGATGCTTCAGCCTGGGCTTTGGACATGTGATAACAGCTCTTCAGTTTATCAATAGTCTCATAAAACTCTGGCCTAACTTTTCTTATGCTCTCACGGATGTGCTGGTATTTTAGAGGCAGTTCGTCTCCTGGTTGAGTGAGAGTGACTGTGGAAGACAACCTGCGCTTCTTTGTCTGAGTCTCCTCAGTCTCAGCTGCACTGGAGCATTCATCACAGGATGAGAAGGCCGCATCTATGTCCATACTGTGGTCACCTTCCTCTGactggtcactgtcctcaaaataggCAACTGGCTTGCTCAGCTCCTTTTCTTTTTCAGCGTCTTCTCTCATTTGATCAATGGCTTGCATCTCCTTTTGCCTGCGCTCCATTGTCTTCATCCATTTGCGGTCAACAAAGTCTTCACAGTACATTTTCCTTTCAGCTCTCTGATCACTGAGAAAGTTCCACTCCATGTCACTCATCTTTACACCATGCTTCAGCTCCAGTTTCCTGCGTATTACAGGGTCCTGACAGAAGATGTCAAACACCTCCAGTGTTCGACTGTTGAATGTCTCTGCTCTTTTGGAGAAACTATCATTTTGTCGCTGTTTTCGTGTCTGAACCAGAGTCAGAAAGTCACCATACAGCTTCAAAATGTGCTTCTTTATGTGCCTGGTGTGGATGGTGTACAGGTTGCAAAACAGCCAGTGTTC
The Thalassophryne amazonica chromosome 7, fThaAma1.1, whole genome shotgun sequence genome window above contains:
- the LOC117513424 gene encoding uncharacterized protein LOC117513424, which gives rise to MASSSSSSSSTPFTRSQAKKTLCGVDYIEKAEFPSGMLPTGKDIIQNMLYLLRPKRAGQAQRSRDAAAQLLAELVQEHWLFCNLYTIHTRHIKKHILKLYGDFLTLVQTRKQRQNDSFSKRAETFNSRTLEVFDIFCQDPVIRRKLELKHGVKMSDMEWNFLSDQRAERKMYCEDFVDRKWMKTMERRQKEMQAIDQMREDAEKEKELSKPVAYFEDSDQSEEGDHSMDIDAAFSSCDECSSAAETEETQTKKRRLSSTVTLTQPGDELPLKYQHIRESIRKVRPEFYETIDKLKSCYHMSKAQAEASVITVGNRMFGRNWKPHDEPEVIDLDTLPESKSIREACKSIEVLALDEIVKEIMNSDEQVVVTYSDDGSKKQGAGSFSVQGIMINGTYRALPTMSIASESRKNLAALKLAVLEILEAASGVPSKSLFEKIDFVITDQTAHNIHVDELVAESLESEHIPDHLFCNVHPTLMFNRVITKQWAEIENTLGRDKIYSNFLVNATTNSN